From the Anaeromyxobacter dehalogenans 2CP-1 genome, the window GCGCGCCGCGTGGGTCCTGCTGCGCCTTCCCGGATCGGTGGCGCCCGTGTTCGAGCAGCGGCTGCGCGCGGCGCTCCCCGACGCCGCCGCGCGCGTGATGCACCTGGTGCGCGAGACGCGCGAGGGCCGGACGTACGACCCGGCCTTCCCCACCCGGCGGCGCGGGACCGGGGCGTACGCCGCCGTGATCGCCCAGGTGTTCGCGCGCCACGCCTCCCGCCTCGGGCTGGACCGGTCCGAGCCCCCACTCGACGGGCCGTCCCCATTCCGGCGTCCCGGCGCCGGGGGACAGCTGGGGCTGTTTGACCCAACGTGAAGACGCGGCCCTCCCAGGCGGGTGACTTTCGCGGGATCTCCCGCTAGACAGGGCTCGTGCGGATCGGGATCCAGGCCGGTGGTGACAGGCCCCTCGCCTCCCTGCCGGGGACGGAGCCCGCGCGAGCCTCGCGGTGGTGGCGCGGCCGGAGCGCCTGGTCGCCGGGCCGCATCGTGGCCGCCTACGCCCTGGTCAGCCTGCTCTGGATCGCGTTCTCCGACGCGCTGCTGTTCCACCTCGTGCCCGATCCGGTCCTGCGGGGCCGGGCGCAGACCGTGAAGGGCGCGTTCTTCGTGGTGGTCACCTCCGCGCTGCTGCTCGAGCTGATCCGGCGCGGCGACCTGGGCCTGCGCACGCTGGGCGCCGAGGTGCGCGCCACCGTGGACAGCATGGTGGACGCGGTGCTCCTGGTGGACGAGGAAGGTCGCATCGTGGAGACGAACCGCGCGGCCGTCGAGCTGCTCGGGGTCGCCTCGAAGGAGGACCTGCTCGTCCCGCTCCGCGACTGGGGGCGACGCTTCGACCTGCGGTACCTGGACGGCACGCCGGTGCCCTACGAGCGCTACGCGGCGGTGCGGGCGCTCTCCGGCGAGCGCATCAAGGCGTACGACGCGATGGCCCGGCGGGCCGACGGCGCCGACGTCTACTTCAGCGTCTCGGCCGCGCCGGTGGAGGGCGCCGGGCACCGCGTGCTGGCGGTGGCGGTGCTGCGCGACGTCACCGCCGCCCGCCGGCTCGACGAGATGCGCGAGGAGTTCCTCTCGACCGCCGCGCACGAGTTCAAGACCCCGCTCGCGGTCGTGAAGGCCTACGCGCAGCTCATGCAGAAGCGCGCGCCCGGCGATCCGGGCCTGGCGGTGATCCAGCGGCAGGTGGACCGGCTCAACCGCCTGGTGCAGCACCTGCTCGACACGTCGCGCCTGCGCCTCCAGGGTGGCGAGGGCCGCCGCGACACGTTCGACGTGTCCTCCCTCGTCGCCGAGGCCATCGAGGAGGCGCGCCCGTCCACGCCCGGCCACGCGCTCGAGGCGGACGCGCCCGCGCCCGCGGTGGTCCACGCGGATCGCGAGCGGATCCTGCGCGTGCTCACCAGCCTGCTCGACAACGCCATCCGGTTCTCGCCGGCGGGCGGCCCGGTGCAGGTGCGGGTGGAGACGCTGAGCGGCGAGGTGGTCGTCTCGGTGGCGGACCACGGGCTGGGGATCCCACCCGAGCGGCAGCCGCGCATCTTCGAGCGCTACTACCGCGCGCACGCCGGCACCGACCAGGACTACGGCGGCCTCGGCCTGGGGCTCGACATGAGCCGCGAGATCGTCACCCGCCACGGCGGCCGGATGTGGTTCGAGAGCGTCCCGGGTCAGGGCTCCACCTTCCACTTCAGCCTGCCGCTCGCGGCGCAGGAGGCCTCGTGAGGCGCAGCGTGCTCGTGGTGGAGGACGACCAGGACCTGTCGTCGCTCCTCGAGATGGTCCTCGCCGACGCGGGCCACCGGGTGCGCACCGCCCCGGACGGCCGGGCCGCGCTGGCGGCCGTGGCCGCGGAGATGCCGGGCGTCATCCTGCTCGACATGCGCATGCCGGTCATGAACGGGTGGGAGTTCGCGCGCGAGTTCCGCAGCCGCTACGGCCGGGCCTGCCCGATCGTGGTGGTCACCGCGGCGGAGAACGCCCGCCTGCGGGCGGAGGAGATCGGCGCGGAGGACTGGCTGGCCAAGCCGTTCGACCTCGACGACGTGCTGTACACGGTCGAGCGCCAGCTCGGCGGCGGGGACGAGGGCGGCGCGCCCACGCGGTCGCTGCACTGACGCCCGGCCGTCGGCCGTCGCCGGACCGCGCGGGCGTCGGGGCCCCGGCCATCCGGTTGGGTCGTCGCCGCCCCGCGCACCCGATCCCACCGTCTGAGCGCGTGGCCGCCGAGACCAGACCGATCGCACGCCCGGTGCCGCGGCCCTCGCGCGTCGCGGCGCTGTGGACCTCGTCGATCGGCAAGAAGGCGCTGATGGCGGCGACCGGCCTGGTGCTGTTCGCGTACGTGGTCGGGCACCTGCTCGGCAACCTGCAGGTGTTCGCGGGGGCGGCGCGGCTCGACCGCTACGCGGAGCTGCTCCGGGTCTCGCCGGCGCTGCTCTGGTCGGTCCGCGCGGTGCTGCTGATCGCGTTCCTGGTGCACGTGGCGGCCGGCCTCCAGCTCTCGGTGCTGCGGCGCGAGGCGCGGCCGGTGGACTACGCCACCTACCGGCCGGTGGCCTCCTCCCCGGCGGCGCGCGGCATGATCTGGAGCGGCCTGCTCATCCTCGGGTTCGTCGTGTACCACCTGCTCGATCTCACGATCGGCGTGGTGAACCCGGACTTCCGACCGGGGCAGGTCTACCACAACGTCCTCGCCACGTTCGGCCGCGGGCTGGGCGTCGCCATCTACGTCGTGGCGATGATCGCGCTCGGCTTCCACCTCTGGCACGGCATGTGGTCGCTGTTCCAGTCGCTGGGCGTGTCCACGCGGCGGAGCCTGCCCGGCCTGCAGCGCTTCGCGGTGACGGTGGCGTGGATCCTGGCGATCGGGTTCACCGCCATCCCGCTCGCGGTCGTCGTGGGCGTGGTGAGGTAGCGCGCATGCCGCTCGACGCGAAGATCCCGGCGGGGCCGATCGAGCAGAAGTGGGCGCAGCGCAAGTACGAGCTGAAGCTGGTGAACCCCGCCAACAAGCGCCGGCACCGGATCCTGGTGGTGGGCACCGGCCTGGCCGGCGCGTCCGCGGCGGCCTCGCTGGCCGAGCTGGGCTACGAGGTCGAGACGTTCTGCTACCAGGACAGCCCGCGGCGCGCGCACTCGATCGCCGCGCAGGGCGGCATCAACGCGGCGAAGAACTACCAGAACGACGGCGACTCGGTGGCGCGGCTCTTCTACGACACCGTGAAGGGCGGCGACTTCCGCTCGCGCGAGGCCAACGTCCACCGGCTCGCCGAGCTGTCGGTGAACATCATCGACCAGTGCGCGGCGCAGGGCGTGCCGTTCGCGCGCGAGTACGGCGGCCTGCTCGCGAACCGCTCCTTCGGCGGCGCGCTCGTCTCCCGGACGTTCTACGCCCGCGGCCAGACCGGCCAGCAGCTCCTGCTCGGCGCCTACCAGGCGCTGCAACGCCAGGTGGCGGCGGGCAAGGTGGTGAGCCACCCGCGCTGCGAGATGCTCGAGCTGGTGCTGGTGGACGGGCGGGCGCGCGGCGTGGTCACCCGCGACCTCGTCACCGGCGAGGTGCGCTCGCATGCCGGCGACGCGGTGGTGCTCGCGACCGGCGGCTACGGCAACGTGTTCTACCTCTCCACGAACGCGCGCGGCTGCAACGCCACCGCGGTCTGGCGCGCGCACCGCAAGGGCGCGCTGTTCGCGAACCCCTGCTACACGCAGATCCACCCGACCTGCATCCCGCGCTCCGGCGAGTACCAGTCGAAGCTCACGCTCATGAGCGAGTCGCTCCGCAACGACGGGCGGGTCTGGGTGCCCGCCCGCCGCGGCGACGGGCGCCCGCCCGCCGAGATCCCCGACCCGGAGCGCGACTACTACCTGGAGCGGATGTACCCGACCTACGGCAACCTCGCGCCGCGCGACATCGCCTCGCGGGCGGCCAAGACCGTCTGCGACGAGGGGCGCGGCGTCGGGCCCGGCGGGCTGGGCGTCTACCTCGACTTCCGCGACGCGTTCGCGCGGCTGGGCCGGCGCGTGCTCGACGAGCGGTACGGCAACCTGTTCGAGATGTACGAGCGCATCACCGGCGACGATCCGCACGACGTGCCGATGCGGATCTACCCCGCGGTGCACTACACGATGGGCGGGCTGTGGGTGGACTACGACCTGCAGAGCACCCTCCCCGGCCTGTTCGTGCTCGGCGAGGCGAACTTCTCCGACCACGGGGCGAACCGGCTCGGCGCGAGCGCGCTCATGCAGGGGCTCGCCGACGGCTACTTCGTCGTCCCCTACACGGTGGGCGACCACGTGGCCCGCGCGCAGGCGAAGGTGGACACCTCGCACGCCGCCTTCCGGGACGCGGAGCGCGAGGTGGCGTCGCGCACCGCGCGGCTGCTGTCCATCGGCGGCCGGCGCACCGCCGACGACCTGCACCGCGAGCTGGGCACGCTCCTCTGGACCGACGCGGGGATGGCGCGCTCGCGGGCGTCGCTGGAGCACGCGCTCGCCGAGATCCCGCGCATCCGGGAGGCGTTCTGGAGCGACCTGCGGGTACCGGGCACCGGCGAGGAGCTGAACCAGGAGCTGGAGCGCGCCGGCCGCGTGGCCGACTTCCTGGAGCTGGCGGAGCTCCTGTGCCGCGACGCGCTGCACCGCGAGGAGTCCTGCGGCGGGCACTTCCGGGTCGAGCACCAGACGCCCGACGGCGAGGCGCTTCGCGACGACGAGCGGTTCGCCTACGTGGCGGCGTGGGAGTGGACGGGGCCGGGCGAGGCCCCGGCGCTGCACCGGGAGCCGCTCGCGTTCGAGTACGTCCCGCTCCAGCAGCGCAGCTACAAGTGAGGGGCGCGTGCGCATCGTCCTCGAGATCTGGCGGCAGCGGGACCCGCGGGCGGAGGGCCGGTTCGTCCGGTACGAGGTCACCGACGTCAGCGAGCACATGTCCTTCCTGGAGATGCTCGACGTCCTGAACCAGGCGCTGGTGCAGCGCGGCGAGATGCCGGTCGCGTTCGACTCCGACTGCCGCGAGGGGATCTGCGGGACCTGCGGGTTCCTCGTGAACGGCGAGGCGCACGGGCCGCTCCGGAACGCCACCATCTGCCAGACG encodes:
- a CDS encoding sensor histidine kinase, coding for MAAYALVSLLWIAFSDALLFHLVPDPVLRGRAQTVKGAFFVVVTSALLLELIRRGDLGLRTLGAEVRATVDSMVDAVLLVDEEGRIVETNRAAVELLGVASKEDLLVPLRDWGRRFDLRYLDGTPVPYERYAAVRALSGERIKAYDAMARRADGADVYFSVSAAPVEGAGHRVLAVAVLRDVTAARRLDEMREEFLSTAAHEFKTPLAVVKAYAQLMQKRAPGDPGLAVIQRQVDRLNRLVQHLLDTSRLRLQGGEGRRDTFDVSSLVAEAIEEARPSTPGHALEADAPAPAVVHADRERILRVLTSLLDNAIRFSPAGGPVQVRVETLSGEVVVSVADHGLGIPPERQPRIFERYYRAHAGTDQDYGGLGLGLDMSREIVTRHGGRMWFESVPGQGSTFHFSLPLAAQEAS
- a CDS encoding response regulator transcription factor; this translates as MRRSVLVVEDDQDLSSLLEMVLADAGHRVRTAPDGRAALAAVAAEMPGVILLDMRMPVMNGWEFAREFRSRYGRACPIVVVTAAENARLRAEEIGAEDWLAKPFDLDDVLYTVERQLGGGDEGGAPTRSLH
- a CDS encoding succinate dehydrogenase cytochrome b subunit, which codes for MPRPSRVAALWTSSIGKKALMAATGLVLFAYVVGHLLGNLQVFAGAARLDRYAELLRVSPALLWSVRAVLLIAFLVHVAAGLQLSVLRREARPVDYATYRPVASSPAARGMIWSGLLILGFVVYHLLDLTIGVVNPDFRPGQVYHNVLATFGRGLGVAIYVVAMIALGFHLWHGMWSLFQSLGVSTRRSLPGLQRFAVTVAWILAIGFTAIPLAVVVGVVR
- a CDS encoding fumarate reductase/succinate dehydrogenase flavoprotein subunit, producing MPLDAKIPAGPIEQKWAQRKYELKLVNPANKRRHRILVVGTGLAGASAAASLAELGYEVETFCYQDSPRRAHSIAAQGGINAAKNYQNDGDSVARLFYDTVKGGDFRSREANVHRLAELSVNIIDQCAAQGVPFAREYGGLLANRSFGGALVSRTFYARGQTGQQLLLGAYQALQRQVAAGKVVSHPRCEMLELVLVDGRARGVVTRDLVTGEVRSHAGDAVVLATGGYGNVFYLSTNARGCNATAVWRAHRKGALFANPCYTQIHPTCIPRSGEYQSKLTLMSESLRNDGRVWVPARRGDGRPPAEIPDPERDYYLERMYPTYGNLAPRDIASRAAKTVCDEGRGVGPGGLGVYLDFRDAFARLGRRVLDERYGNLFEMYERITGDDPHDVPMRIYPAVHYTMGGLWVDYDLQSTLPGLFVLGEANFSDHGANRLGASALMQGLADGYFVVPYTVGDHVARAQAKVDTSHAAFRDAEREVASRTARLLSIGGRRTADDLHRELGTLLWTDAGMARSRASLEHALAEIPRIREAFWSDLRVPGTGEELNQELERAGRVADFLELAELLCRDALHREESCGGHFRVEHQTPDGEALRDDERFAYVAAWEWTGPGEAPALHREPLAFEYVPLQQRSYK